Proteins from a genomic interval of Streptomyces sp. SID8374:
- a CDS encoding NDP-hexose 2,3-dehydratase family protein, whose protein sequence is MNAPLPVPRAGTRASRAEAARRIDASARVRGAGPLGDLADFPDWFAGHARRAYTRIERVGLDQLDGWVTDPATGDLGHHTGRFFTVHGLAVEHPGAAVPRWTQPIILQPEIGILGLLVSRIDGVLHALVQAKVEPGNANGLQVSPTVQATRSNYTRVHQGLAVPYVEHFLDAHRRPGVLADVRQSEQGSWFYRKRNRNMVVELPEPVPAREGYRWLTIGQIHELLGREDTINMDSRTVLSCLPFTGPDAGADDEPDPFRRALRRSGDPAAGSLHPMEEILGWITDRRAGGDLTVRRIPLDDLTGWTRDKDRIRHDGGAFFDVIGVRVEAGGREVRQWNQPMIEPVGRGVIAFLVKRIDGVLHVLVHARVEPGFTDVVELGPTVQCVPESYTGLPEGSLPRFLDTVLGADPGAVRYDTVLSEEGGRFHRALNRYLVVEAPDGLDTASPDHRWVTLHQLSDLLRHSHYVNVQARSLIACLHSLYHAG, encoded by the coding sequence ATGAACGCCCCCCTTCCCGTCCCGCGTGCCGGTACGCGGGCGTCGCGGGCGGAGGCCGCGCGGCGGATCGACGCCTCCGCGCGGGTCCGCGGCGCCGGGCCGCTCGGCGACCTGGCGGACTTCCCCGACTGGTTCGCCGGCCACGCCCGCAGGGCGTACACCCGGATCGAGCGGGTCGGACTCGACCAGCTGGACGGCTGGGTCACCGACCCGGCCACCGGCGACCTCGGGCACCACACGGGCCGCTTCTTCACCGTGCACGGACTGGCGGTGGAGCACCCGGGCGCGGCGGTGCCCCGGTGGACACAGCCGATCATCCTCCAGCCCGAGATCGGCATCCTCGGCCTGCTGGTCAGCCGGATCGACGGGGTGCTGCACGCCCTCGTGCAGGCCAAGGTCGAACCCGGCAACGCCAACGGGCTCCAGGTCTCCCCGACCGTGCAGGCCACCCGCAGCAACTACACGCGGGTGCACCAGGGGCTGGCCGTGCCGTACGTGGAGCACTTCCTCGACGCGCACCGGCGGCCCGGCGTGCTCGCCGACGTGCGCCAGTCCGAACAGGGCTCGTGGTTCTACCGCAAGCGCAACCGCAACATGGTGGTCGAGCTGCCGGAGCCGGTCCCGGCCCGCGAGGGCTATCGCTGGCTGACGATCGGCCAGATCCACGAACTGCTGGGGCGTGAGGACACCATCAACATGGACAGCCGGACCGTGCTGTCCTGCCTGCCCTTCACCGGGCCCGACGCGGGAGCGGACGACGAGCCCGACCCCTTCCGGCGGGCCCTGCGGCGCTCCGGGGACCCGGCCGCGGGCAGCCTCCACCCCATGGAGGAGATCCTCGGCTGGATCACCGACCGGCGGGCCGGCGGCGATCTGACCGTCCGCCGGATCCCGCTGGACGACCTCACCGGCTGGACCCGCGACAAGGACCGGATACGCCACGACGGCGGCGCCTTCTTCGACGTCATCGGGGTGCGGGTGGAGGCCGGCGGGCGCGAGGTGCGGCAGTGGAACCAGCCGATGATCGAACCGGTGGGCCGGGGCGTGATCGCGTTCCTGGTGAAGCGGATCGACGGGGTGCTGCACGTCCTGGTCCACGCGCGCGTGGAGCCCGGGTTCACCGACGTGGTGGAGCTGGGACCGACCGTGCAGTGCGTGCCGGAGAGCTACACCGGCCTCCCGGAGGGCTCCCTGCCGCGCTTCCTCGACACCGTGCTGGGCGCCGACCCTGGGGCGGTGCGGTACGACACGGTCCTCTCGGAGGAGGGCGGCCGCTTCCATCGGGCGCTCAACCGGTACCTGGTCGTCGAGGCCCCGGACGGCCTGGACACCGCCTCGCCCGACCACCGCTGGGTCACCCTGCACCAGCTGTCGGACCTGCTGCGGCACAGCCACTACGTCAACGTGCAGGCCCGAAGCCTGATCGCCTGCCTGCACAGCCTCTACCACGCCGGCTGA
- a CDS encoding SDR family oxidoreductase, with protein MIITGGGSGIGRAAALRFAERGDRVLVVGRTEATLEETAAGHENIRSLVADVTGPGAGERVVEAALGAFGRLDVLVNNAATGTFAPLAKLDRTAVERQFTTDLVAPAFLAQAALDALEETGGTIVNVSTAASLTTQGFPDNAVYMAAKAGLNQFTRAWAVELAPRGIRVVSVAPGVTDTGIGLRVGMSDAQYQGFLEQISQRIPFGRVATPEEVAWWITTLAEPGGGSYMTGAIVPVDGGLTLT; from the coding sequence GTGATCATTACGGGTGGTGGGAGCGGGATCGGCCGCGCGGCGGCCCTCCGGTTCGCGGAGCGCGGCGACCGGGTCCTCGTGGTGGGCCGTACCGAGGCCACGCTGGAGGAGACCGCCGCCGGGCACGAGAACATCCGGTCCCTGGTGGCGGACGTGACCGGCCCCGGCGCCGGCGAGCGGGTGGTGGAGGCGGCGCTGGGTGCCTTCGGCCGCCTGGATGTCCTCGTGAACAACGCCGCGACCGGCACCTTCGCGCCGCTGGCGAAGCTCGACCGGACGGCCGTGGAGCGGCAGTTCACCACGGACCTGGTGGCGCCCGCGTTCCTGGCGCAGGCGGCGCTCGACGCGCTGGAGGAGACGGGCGGCACCATCGTCAACGTCAGCACGGCGGCCTCGCTCACCACCCAGGGCTTCCCCGACAACGCGGTCTACATGGCGGCGAAGGCGGGCCTGAACCAGTTCACGCGCGCGTGGGCGGTAGAACTGGCGCCGCGCGGCATCCGCGTGGTGTCGGTGGCGCCGGGCGTCACCGACACCGGCATCGGGCTGCGCGTCGGCATGTCCGACGCGCAGTACCAGGGCTTCCTGGAGCAGATCTCGCAGCGCATCCCGTTCGGACGGGTGGCCACGCCCGAGGAGGTGGCGTGGTGGATCACGACGCTCGCCGAGCCGGGCGGCGGCTCGTACATGACCGGCGCGATCGTCCCCGTCGACGGTGGCCTCACCCTCACCTGA
- a CDS encoding DegT/DnrJ/EryC1/StrS family aminotransferase, which translates to MTTYVWDYLREYTAEREEILDAVDTVFTSGRLVLGASVDGFEREFAAHHGVEHCVGVDNGTNALVLGLQALGVKPGDEVVTVANTAAPTVLAIDAVGATPVFVDVREEDYLMRTDQLADAITERTAAIVPVHLYGQCVDMTPVTELAARHGLKVLEDCAQAHGARHHGRLAGTMGDAAAFSFYPTKVLGAYGDAGAVLTRDADVAAALRRLRYYGMEERYYVVGTPGHNSRLDEVQAEILRRKLHRLDAYVEGRRAVARRYEEGLAGTGLVLPSNAVGNDHVHYVHVVRHPERDRIIERLKDYDIELNISYPWPVHRMTGFAHLGYAEGSLPVTERLAEEIFSLPMYPSLPLHTQEKVIGAIREVVAGL; encoded by the coding sequence ATGACCACGTACGTCTGGGACTACCTGCGGGAGTACACGGCGGAGCGCGAGGAGATCCTCGACGCCGTCGACACCGTCTTCACATCCGGGCGGCTCGTCCTCGGCGCCTCCGTCGACGGCTTCGAGCGGGAGTTCGCGGCCCACCACGGCGTGGAGCACTGCGTGGGCGTGGACAATGGCACCAACGCCCTCGTCCTCGGTCTCCAGGCCCTCGGCGTGAAGCCCGGTGACGAGGTCGTCACCGTCGCCAACACTGCGGCCCCGACCGTGCTCGCGATCGACGCGGTCGGCGCCACCCCGGTCTTCGTGGACGTGCGCGAGGAGGACTACCTCATGCGCACCGACCAGCTCGCCGACGCGATCACGGAGAGGACCGCCGCGATCGTCCCCGTCCACCTCTACGGGCAGTGCGTCGACATGACGCCGGTCACCGAACTCGCCGCCCGCCACGGCCTCAAGGTCCTGGAGGACTGCGCGCAGGCCCACGGCGCCCGGCACCACGGCCGGCTCGCCGGCACCATGGGCGACGCCGCCGCCTTCTCCTTCTATCCGACGAAGGTGCTCGGCGCCTACGGCGACGCGGGCGCCGTCCTGACCCGCGACGCGGACGTGGCGGCGGCGCTGCGCCGGCTGCGCTACTACGGCATGGAGGAGCGGTACTACGTTGTCGGCACCCCGGGACACAACAGCAGGCTCGACGAGGTCCAGGCGGAGATCCTCCGCCGCAAGCTCCATCGCCTCGACGCCTACGTCGAGGGCCGGCGCGCCGTGGCGCGCCGCTACGAGGAGGGGCTGGCCGGCACCGGTCTGGTCCTCCCCTCGAACGCGGTGGGAAACGATCACGTCCACTATGTCCACGTGGTCCGCCACCCCGAGCGGGACCGGATCATCGAGCGCCTCAAGGACTACGACATCGAGCTGAACATCAGCTACCCGTGGCCGGTGCACCGGATGACGGGCTTCGCCCACCTCGGCTACGCGGAGGGCAGTCTGCCGGTGACCGAGCGGCTGGCGGAGGAGATCTTCTCGCTCCCGATGTACCCGTCGCTGCCGCTCCACACCCAGGAGAAGGTCATCGGGGCGATCCGCGAGGTCGTCGCCGGACTCTGA
- a CDS encoding nuclear transport factor 2 family protein, which produces MTTTPRTHGDGFAADNSADADAGIDAVAVERFYAAHMQLLDGGAAAAWARTFTDDATFAAPSMTEPVRGRDGIEAGARAAGAGRAAAGEVHRHWVTMTVVRPAADGAEAVSHVEILATPRGGAPRIELSCVMRDRLVHRDGTLLVAGRVITRDDRPRG; this is translated from the coding sequence GTGACCACCACACCCCGCACACACGGCGACGGCTTCGCCGCGGACAACTCCGCGGATGCCGACGCGGGCATCGACGCCGTCGCGGTCGAACGGTTCTACGCCGCGCACATGCAGCTGCTCGACGGCGGCGCCGCCGCGGCCTGGGCGCGCACCTTCACCGACGACGCGACCTTCGCGGCCCCGTCCATGACGGAACCGGTGCGCGGCCGGGACGGCATCGAGGCGGGCGCCCGCGCCGCGGGGGCGGGCCGGGCGGCCGCCGGCGAGGTCCACCGGCACTGGGTGACCATGACGGTGGTCCGGCCGGCCGCCGACGGGGCCGAGGCGGTGTCGCACGTCGAGATCCTCGCCACCCCGCGCGGCGGGGCACCCCGGATCGAGCTGTCCTGCGTGATGCGGGACCGGCTGGTGCACAGGGACGGGACGCTGCTCGTGGCGGGGCGGGTCATCACCCGCGACGACCGGCCACGCGGCTGA
- a CDS encoding class I SAM-dependent methyltransferase encodes MYSTDLAEVYEMVYRSRGKDWAAEAEAVTKLARGQAPDADSLLDVACGTAAHLGPFSTLFTTAEGLEIAAPMRDLALRRRPGLTIHEGDMRDFDLGRTYSVVTCMFCAIGYLGSVEEMRAAIASMGRHLGPGGVLVVEPWWFPEQFSEGFVAGDLAREGDRTVARVSHSTLQGRATRMEVRFLVGEPDGIRTFTEIDVLTLFTREEYESAFRDAGCSVEYRPGDPTGRGLFIGVKEGGR; translated from the coding sequence ATGTACAGCACGGACCTGGCCGAGGTCTACGAGATGGTCTACCGCAGCCGCGGCAAGGACTGGGCCGCTGAGGCCGAGGCCGTCACGAAGCTGGCCCGCGGCCAAGCCCCGGACGCCGACTCCCTGCTAGACGTGGCCTGCGGCACCGCGGCCCACCTGGGCCCCTTCAGCACGCTCTTCACGACCGCGGAGGGGCTGGAGATCGCCGCCCCGATGCGAGACCTCGCGCTGCGCCGCAGGCCCGGACTGACCATCCACGAGGGGGACATGCGCGATTTCGACCTGGGACGCACGTACTCGGTCGTGACCTGCATGTTCTGCGCGATCGGCTACCTCGGCAGCGTCGAGGAGATGCGTGCGGCGATCGCGTCGATGGGCCGCCACCTCGGACCGGGCGGTGTGCTCGTCGTCGAACCCTGGTGGTTCCCCGAGCAGTTCTCCGAGGGCTTCGTCGCCGGGGACCTGGCGCGCGAGGGCGACCGGACCGTGGCGCGGGTCTCCCACTCCACGCTCCAGGGGCGGGCGACCCGGATGGAGGTGCGGTTCCTCGTCGGCGAGCCCGACGGCATCCGCACCTTCACCGAGATCGACGTCCTGACCCTCTTCACGCGCGAGGAGTACGAGTCGGCCTTCCGGGACGCCGGCTGCTCCGTCGAGTACCGGCCGGGCGACCCGACCGGCCGCGGCCTGTTCATCGGCGTCAAGGAGGGCGGGCGATGA
- the rfbC gene encoding dTDP-4-dehydrorhamnose 3,5-epimerase, which translates to MQVRSLEVEGAYEFTPRQFADQRGLFVSPFQQEAFAEALGRPGFPVAQTNHSVSRRGTIRGIHFTVTPPGTAKYVYCASGRAVDIVVDLRVGSPTFGRWDAVEMDQRHFRASYFPVGVGHAFVALEDGTVMSYMLTSAYVAEHELALDIFDEDLGITLPSGLDVVQSDRDREALSFAQARDKGLLPDYAASRAVEDLLWSSGPGGPR; encoded by the coding sequence ATGCAGGTCCGAAGTCTCGAGGTCGAGGGGGCGTACGAGTTCACCCCCCGCCAATTCGCCGATCAGCGCGGCCTCTTCGTCTCCCCCTTCCAGCAGGAGGCGTTCGCCGAGGCACTGGGGCGGCCCGGCTTCCCGGTCGCCCAGACGAACCACAGCGTCTCCCGCCGCGGCACCATCCGCGGCATCCACTTCACGGTGACCCCGCCCGGCACCGCCAAGTACGTGTACTGCGCGAGCGGCCGGGCCGTCGACATCGTGGTCGACCTGCGGGTCGGCTCGCCCACCTTCGGCCGCTGGGACGCGGTCGAGATGGACCAGCGCCACTTCCGCGCCTCGTATTTCCCGGTCGGCGTCGGCCACGCCTTCGTCGCGCTGGAGGACGGGACGGTGATGTCGTACATGCTCACCAGCGCCTACGTCGCCGAGCACGAGCTCGCCCTCGACATCTTCGACGAGGACCTGGGCATCACCCTCCCCTCCGGACTCGACGTCGTGCAGTCGGACCGCGACCGGGAGGCCCTCTCCTTCGCCCAGGCCCGCGACAAGGGCCTCCTCCCCGACTACGCCGCTTCCCGCGCGGTCGAGGACCTGCTCTGGTCCTCCGGCCCCGGCGGCCCGCGCTGA
- a CDS encoding NAD(P)-dependent oxidoreductase, whose amino-acid sequence MEADPRGGPVGTVVVLGATGSVGRTVCAELLRTGHRVLAVARRATPHVRAHPFVPLDVATAAPGRLAALLDKHGATAVVNATGGWGTTAEQMRSAHVDLPERLAAGCVATGRLLRVVQIGSIHEYGPVEDGVLIAEDRAPGLLTPYGVTKRAGSEHLLAESHAGRIDALVLRAVNVCGPHTTTASFLGVVAERLRALAPGGTLTLDVAEARRDFVDVRDLARAAVAAVAAPGRSRVVNIGRGEAVPMTDLVDVLVKVSGVDPDAVRLRPAAVASKGGSWTCADIGLAARLLGWRPQIPLDASLRAMWDAARDAEPPGGTG is encoded by the coding sequence GTGGAAGCCGACCCGAGGGGCGGGCCCGTCGGCACGGTCGTGGTGCTCGGTGCCACCGGATCCGTCGGGCGCACCGTGTGCGCCGAACTCCTGCGGACCGGGCACCGGGTGCTCGCCGTCGCCCGCCGCGCCACCCCGCACGTGCGCGCCCACCCCTTCGTCCCCCTCGATGTCGCCACCGCCGCGCCCGGCAGGCTCGCCGCACTCCTCGACAAGCACGGGGCGACGGCCGTCGTCAACGCCACCGGCGGCTGGGGCACCACCGCCGAACAGATGCGCAGCGCCCACGTCGACCTGCCGGAACGGCTCGCCGCCGGCTGCGTGGCGACCGGACGGCTGCTGCGCGTCGTCCAGATCGGCTCGATCCACGAGTACGGACCCGTCGAGGACGGCGTCCTCATCGCGGAGGACCGCGCCCCCGGACTGCTGACCCCGTACGGCGTCACCAAGCGCGCCGGGTCCGAGCACCTGCTCGCCGAGTCGCACGCCGGCCGGATCGACGCGCTCGTCCTGCGGGCGGTCAACGTCTGCGGGCCGCACACCACCACCGCGAGCTTCCTCGGCGTCGTCGCGGAGCGGCTGCGCGCTCTCGCCCCCGGCGGGACGCTCACCCTCGACGTGGCCGAAGCCCGCCGCGACTTCGTCGACGTGCGGGACCTGGCCAGGGCGGCGGTCGCCGCGGTGGCCGCGCCCGGCCGGAGCCGGGTGGTCAACATCGGGCGCGGGGAGGCGGTGCCCATGACCGACCTCGTCGACGTCCTCGTCAAGGTGTCGGGCGTCGACCCCGACGCCGTGCGGCTGCGCCCGGCGGCCGTCGCCAGCAAGGGCGGCAGCTGGACCTGCGCCGACATCGGCCTGGCCGCCCGCCTGCTCGGCTGGCGACCGCAAATCCCCCTCGACGCGTCGTTGCGCGCGATGTGGGACGCGGCGAGGGACGCCGAGCCGCCGGGAGGGACCGGATGA
- a CDS encoding cyclase family protein, protein MRIIDLSSPVDADSFEPDPVVHEVMTPREGALHMRDEMRAHFGLEFDPDDLPDGEFLSLDRLSLTTHTGTHVDAPSHYGSRTTYGTGVPRHIDAMPLEWFLGPGVVLDVRGREAGVVDAADLRKELDRIGHVLAPGDIVLLHTGADAWAGTQRYFTDFVGLDAGAIAFLLDAGVKVVGTDAFSLDAPFGTIIDAYRRTGDKDVLWPAHVAGRHREYCQVERLAGLDLLPAPTGFRISCLPVKIAGAGAGWARAVALVDDTR, encoded by the coding sequence GTGCGCATCATTGACCTGTCCTCGCCGGTGGACGCCGACTCGTTCGAACCGGACCCTGTGGTCCACGAGGTGATGACCCCGCGCGAGGGCGCGCTGCACATGCGCGACGAGATGCGGGCCCACTTCGGCCTGGAGTTCGACCCGGACGACCTGCCGGACGGCGAGTTCCTCTCACTGGACCGTCTGAGCCTGACCACCCACACCGGCACCCACGTCGACGCGCCCTCGCACTACGGCTCGCGGACCACGTACGGCACCGGCGTGCCCCGGCACATCGACGCGATGCCGCTGGAGTGGTTCCTCGGCCCCGGGGTCGTCCTCGACGTGCGGGGCCGCGAGGCCGGTGTCGTCGACGCGGCGGACCTGCGCAAGGAGCTCGACCGGATCGGGCACGTCCTCGCCCCGGGCGACATCGTGCTGCTGCACACCGGCGCGGACGCCTGGGCGGGGACGCAGCGGTACTTCACCGACTTCGTGGGCCTCGACGCGGGCGCGATCGCCTTTCTGCTCGACGCGGGGGTGAAGGTGGTCGGCACCGACGCGTTCAGCCTGGACGCGCCGTTCGGCACCATCATCGACGCCTACCGGCGCACCGGCGACAAGGACGTGCTGTGGCCCGCCCATGTCGCCGGCCGGCACCGGGAGTACTGCCAGGTCGAGCGGCTGGCCGGGCTCGACCTGCTGCCCGCCCCGACCGGCTTCCGGATCTCCTGCCTCCCGGTGAAGATCGCGGGCGCGGGCGCCGGCTGGGCCCGGGCCGTCGCCCTCGTCGACGACACCCGCTGA
- a CDS encoding cytochrome P450, which translates to MDPAGGCPHAANARLLARGAVTPVVLPGEVRGMAVLGHDALKEFLAHPDVAKNAQHFTALQAGEIADGWPLKTFATVQGMTTADGDDHRRLRSLMSKAFTARRVEELRPYVVELTSRLLSNLEAAATEDGVVDLRTHFALPLPMGVICELLGVDEAHHDRLHDLSNQIVATDIGPAEAMAANREMVEVLSAVAAARTADPGDDLTSAMIAAREEDGDRFSPHELIGTLMLTIIAGHETTLNLITNAVRALCTHRDQLDLVLTGGASWADVVEETLRWDSPVSYFPFRYPTRDLTLDGTVIPQGTPVLAGYSAAGRDPQAHGPDAAHFDITRTATSRHLSLGHGAHYCMGAPLARLESTTALEQLFTRFPSLDLAAPDQELPRHASFVGNSVRRLPVRLKG; encoded by the coding sequence CTGGACCCGGCGGGGGGCTGCCCGCACGCGGCCAACGCCCGGCTGCTCGCCCGGGGGGCGGTCACCCCAGTGGTCCTCCCCGGCGAGGTGCGGGGGATGGCCGTGCTGGGCCACGACGCGCTGAAGGAGTTCCTCGCGCACCCCGACGTGGCCAAGAACGCGCAGCACTTCACCGCGCTCCAGGCCGGGGAGATCGCCGACGGCTGGCCGCTGAAGACCTTCGCCACGGTGCAGGGGATGACGACCGCGGACGGCGACGACCACCGGCGGCTGCGGTCGCTGATGAGCAAGGCGTTCACGGCCCGCCGGGTCGAGGAACTCCGCCCGTACGTGGTGGAGCTGACATCCCGCCTGCTCAGCAACTTGGAGGCGGCGGCCACCGAGGACGGCGTCGTAGATCTGCGCACCCACTTCGCGCTGCCGCTGCCGATGGGCGTCATCTGCGAACTGCTGGGCGTGGACGAGGCCCACCACGACCGGCTGCACGACCTCTCCAACCAGATCGTGGCCACGGACATCGGCCCGGCCGAGGCGATGGCGGCCAACCGGGAGATGGTGGAGGTGCTGAGCGCGGTCGCGGCCGCCCGGACGGCCGACCCCGGGGACGACCTCACCAGCGCGATGATCGCGGCCCGCGAGGAGGACGGCGACCGGTTCAGCCCGCACGAGCTGATCGGCACGCTGATGCTGACCATCATCGCGGGACACGAGACGACGCTGAACCTGATCACGAACGCCGTACGCGCCCTGTGCACCCACCGCGACCAGCTCGACCTGGTCCTGACCGGCGGGGCGAGCTGGGCGGACGTGGTGGAGGAGACCCTGCGCTGGGACAGCCCGGTCAGCTATTTCCCCTTCCGCTACCCGACCCGCGATCTGACCCTGGACGGCACCGTGATCCCCCAGGGCACCCCGGTCCTCGCGGGCTACTCGGCAGCCGGCCGCGACCCCCAGGCCCACGGCCCGGACGCGGCCCACTTCGACATCACCCGCACCGCCACATCCCGCCACCTCTCCCTGGGACACGGCGCGCACTACTGCATGGGCGCCCCCCTGGCCCGCCTGGAGAGCACCACGGCCCTGGAACAGCTCTTCACCCGCTTCCCCTCCTTGGACCTCGCGGCCCCGGACCAGGAACTGCCGCGCCACGCCTCGTTCGTGGGAAACAGCGTGCGGAGGCTGCCGGTGCGGCTGAAGGGGTGA